In one window of Henckelia pumila isolate YLH828 chromosome 1, ASM3356847v2, whole genome shotgun sequence DNA:
- the LOC140864571 gene encoding uncharacterized protein: protein MASKFLAKYFPPAKSAQPKIEITTFKQQDYELLYEAWERYKELLRKCPNHNFPDWEQIELFYNGLNGPTRISIDAAAGGSIFSKFPEQTYEILELMTLAALTKGNQSSTETTSLVTAANSADGFESNVLNPPPGFNTQNSKGKASLEDLVSNFIAESSTRFKRNENSFDSMETHLNNVSASMKNLKTQIVQLANALNNQQRGVFPSNTEVNPREQCKDATLRSGKELGSDNPKAVYDEEVEEIVVESENSDRKNSSKSAVVPEKPPKIHINIPFADALEQMPHYDKFMKDVMARKRKIEVFETVKLTEECSAILQKKLPQKLKDPGSFTISCIIGGANVNRALRDLGARLELEDALARCLINSINQFDGDDWELREQFLALESLPKEKYGQDKIEALPEEANK from the exons ATGGCATCTAAATTTCTGGCCAAGTACTTTCCGCCTGCCAAGTCTGCCCAGCCAAAAATTGAGATCACTACTTTCAAACAGCAAGATTATGAGCTATTGTATGAAGCTTGGGAGCGGTACAAGGAATTGCTTAGGAAGTGCCCGAACCATAATTttccagattgggaacagatcgaattattctacaatggtttgaatggccCAACAAGGATTTCTATAGATGCTGCAGctggaggttcaatattttctaaatttcctgaacAGACTTATGAGATTCTTGAACTAATGACT ttggctgcactgaccaAAGGGAATCAAAGTTCTACTGAGACAACATCACTGGTGACTGCCGCaaattctgctgatggatttgagagt aatgtgttgaatccccCACCGGGGTTCAATACTCAAAATAGTAAGGGTAAGGCATCGTTGGAAGATTTGGTGAGTAATTTTATTGCAGAATCATCCACAAGATTTAAGAGGAATGAAAATAGTTTTGATAGTATGGAGACGCACTTGAACAATGTGAGCGCTTCTATGAAAAATCTTAAAACACAAATTGTTCAATTGGCAAATGCATTGAATAATCAGCAGAGAGGTGTgtttcctagcaatactgaggttaaTCCTAGGGAGCAATGCAAGGATgctactcttagaagtggtaaagaacTTGGGAGTGATAACCCAAAAGCAGTGTATGATGAGGAAGTTGAAGAAATTGTGGTGGAGTCCGAAAATTCTGATAGAAAAAATTCCAGCAAGTCTGCAGTTGTGCCTGAGAAACCACCT aaaattcatattaatattccattcGCTGATGCTTTAGAGCAGATGCCACACTATGATAAATTCATGAAGGATGTGATGGCGAGGAAGAGAAAAATTGAAGTGTTTGAAACAGTGAAGTTGACAGAGGAGTGCAGCGCCATCCTACAAAAGAAACTGCCACAGAAattgaaagatccagggagttttactatttctTGTATTATTGGTGGTGCGAATGTTAATAGGGCATTACgtgatttaggtgcaa GATTGGAGTTGGAGGATGCATTGGCTAGGTGCCTAATTAATTCCATAAATCAGTTTGATGGTGATGATTGGGAACTTAGAGAGCAATTTCTTGCTCTTGAAAGTTTGCCAAAAGAAAAATATGGCCAAGACAAAATTGAAGCATTGCCTGAGGAAGCCAACAAATAG